One genomic region from Thalassotalea sp. PS06 encodes:
- the cysK gene encoding cysteine synthase A: MTNVYQDNPQSIGKTPLVKLNSITSGNVYAKIEARNPSFSVKCRIGANMIWDAEKSGKLSAGKTIVEPTSGNTGIALAFVAAAKGYDLILTMPSTMSLERRKLLIALGAKLELTDGAKGMKGAIEKANEIVAQDPENFILMGQFDNPANPEIHVKTTGPEIWEDTSGEIDIFVAGVGTGGTITGVSRYIKNEQGKAIQSVAVEPTDSPVISQKMAGEELTPGPHKIQGIGAGFIPGNLDLSLIDSVEKVTNEEAMEMAHRLMREEGILAGISSGAAAVAAKRLAEDPANEGKTIVVILASSAERYLSSPLFSDTFTDAELVQ, from the coding sequence ATGACCAACGTATATCAAGATAACCCGCAATCTATCGGCAAAACTCCGCTAGTTAAACTAAATAGTATCACTTCAGGTAACGTTTACGCCAAGATCGAAGCTCGCAACCCTAGCTTCAGTGTTAAGTGTCGTATCGGTGCCAACATGATTTGGGATGCTGAGAAAAGCGGAAAACTCAGCGCCGGCAAAACCATCGTTGAGCCCACCAGTGGTAACACAGGTATCGCTTTGGCTTTCGTTGCTGCTGCGAAAGGTTATGATTTGATTTTGACTATGCCAAGCACAATGAGCCTTGAACGTCGCAAGCTTCTTATTGCTCTGGGCGCGAAGCTTGAGCTGACTGATGGCGCTAAAGGTATGAAAGGTGCTATCGAAAAGGCCAATGAAATCGTCGCTCAGGATCCGGAAAACTTCATCTTAATGGGTCAGTTTGACAACCCTGCTAACCCGGAAATCCACGTCAAGACTACAGGTCCAGAAATCTGGGAAGATACGAGTGGTGAGATTGATATCTTTGTAGCTGGTGTAGGTACCGGTGGTACTATTACAGGTGTTAGCCGTTACATCAAAAACGAGCAAGGCAAGGCCATTCAATCCGTTGCTGTTGAGCCTACCGACTCACCAGTAATCAGCCAGAAGATGGCTGGTGAAGAATTAACTCCTGGCCCTCACAAGATTCAGGGTATTGGTGCTGGCTTTATTCCTGGCAACCTGGACCTGTCTCTAATCGACAGCGTTGAAAAAGTTACCAATGAAGAAGCGATGGAAATGGCGCATCGCCTAATGCGTGAAGAAGGTATCTTAGCAGGTATTTCTTCCGGTGCGGCTGCAGTTGCAGCGAAGCGACTTGCAGAAGATCCCGCTAACGAAGGCAAAACCATTGTGGTAATCCTGGCAAGCTCTGCAGAACGTTACTTAAGCAGCCCACTGTTTAGCGACACCTTCACCGATGCAGAATTGGTTCAATAA
- a CDS encoding AAA family ATPase, whose translation MFKGTQNYIASQDLQLAVNAAVTLEKPLLIKGEPGTGKTMLAEELAASLDCELFQWHIKSTTRAQQGLYEYDAVSRLRDSQLGKAGVKDIANYIVKGKLWQAFDQDKRPVLLIDEIDKADIEFPNDLLLELDKMEFFVYETQEKVVAKQRPIVIITSNNEKELPDAFLRRCFFHYIKFPDKEEMQAIVDVHFPNIKQRLLDEALALFFDLREVPGLKKKPSTSELIDWLKLLVAEDISPEVLHESNQSKVIPPLHGALLKNEQDVHLFEKLAFLNRSGR comes from the coding sequence GTGTTCAAAGGCACACAAAATTATATTGCCAGTCAGGATCTGCAATTAGCAGTAAATGCAGCCGTAACTTTGGAAAAACCATTACTCATTAAAGGTGAGCCGGGCACGGGTAAAACCATGCTGGCAGAAGAACTGGCGGCAAGCTTGGATTGTGAATTGTTTCAGTGGCACATCAAGTCTACGACAAGAGCTCAGCAAGGCCTTTACGAATATGATGCGGTATCGCGGCTACGAGACAGTCAGCTTGGCAAAGCAGGGGTTAAGGACATTGCCAACTATATTGTCAAAGGTAAGCTTTGGCAGGCGTTTGATCAGGATAAACGTCCGGTGCTACTTATTGATGAAATTGATAAAGCCGACATTGAATTTCCAAATGACCTGTTGCTTGAACTCGATAAGATGGAATTTTTTGTCTACGAAACCCAGGAAAAAGTCGTCGCCAAACAACGTCCTATCGTGATTATCACCTCCAATAATGAAAAAGAACTGCCAGATGCCTTCCTGCGCCGTTGCTTTTTTCATTACATCAAATTCCCTGATAAAGAAGAGATGCAGGCGATAGTTGATGTTCATTTTCCAAATATTAAACAACGCTTGCTTGATGAGGCTCTGGCGTTATTTTTCGATTTACGGGAAGTACCTGGCCTGAAGAAAAAGCCATCAACGTCAGAGTTAATCGACTGGCTTAAGCTTCTCGTTGCTGAAGATATTAGCCCTGAAGTATTGCATGAGAGCAATCAAAGCAAAGTTATCCCGCCTCTACACGGCGCTTTGTTAAAGAATGAGCAGGATGTTCACTTGTTTGAAAAACTTGCGTTCTTAAATCGCTCAGGTCGCTAA
- a CDS encoding vWA domain-containing protein, with translation MLIDFFFTLKRYQVPVTLKELLDLISALEKKVIFASLDDFYVISRVILVKDECHFDKFDRAFADYFEGVESIDLNLDNIPKDWLEKRFERFFTEEERKKIKQLGGLDELMKTLRERLREQKKRHQGGNKWIGTGGTSPFGAYGEHPGGMRIGQDESRNRSASKVWDKREFRNLDTDVELGTRNIKMALRKLRQFARTGAASELDLDNTIKSTAENAGYLDIKMRPERHNAIKVLLFFDIGGSMDDHILACEELFSAAHTEFKHLEYFYFHNCVYEKVWKDNERRHQDTIDVWEIIRTFPKDYKIIFVGDATMGPYEITYPGGSVEHWNKEAGSVWMQRLLDHFEHCIWLNPQPKAHWPYYQSIGLMDQVMAGEMYEMTLDGLSNGIKSLL, from the coding sequence ATGCTCATCGATTTCTTCTTTACCCTCAAGCGCTATCAAGTGCCAGTCACGTTAAAGGAGCTACTGGATCTGATTTCTGCGTTAGAGAAAAAGGTAATTTTTGCCTCTCTCGACGATTTCTATGTGATATCCCGAGTGATATTGGTTAAAGATGAATGCCATTTTGACAAGTTCGACCGGGCATTTGCCGATTACTTTGAAGGCGTAGAGAGTATTGATTTAAATCTCGATAACATTCCTAAAGACTGGTTAGAAAAACGTTTCGAGCGCTTTTTTACCGAAGAAGAGCGCAAAAAAATCAAACAATTAGGCGGTCTTGATGAACTGATGAAAACGCTGCGCGAGCGGTTGCGAGAGCAAAAAAAGCGTCATCAGGGCGGCAATAAGTGGATTGGAACCGGCGGCACTTCGCCTTTTGGGGCTTATGGTGAGCACCCGGGCGGAATGCGTATTGGTCAGGACGAAAGTCGTAATCGTAGTGCTTCGAAAGTCTGGGATAAGCGTGAGTTTCGCAATCTCGATACCGATGTTGAACTGGGCACCCGAAATATCAAAATGGCGCTTCGCAAACTTCGTCAGTTTGCCCGCACTGGCGCGGCTTCTGAGTTAGATCTCGATAACACCATTAAATCGACCGCCGAAAACGCAGGTTACCTGGATATCAAAATGCGCCCAGAGCGCCACAATGCGATTAAAGTCTTGTTGTTCTTTGATATCGGCGGCTCTATGGATGATCACATTCTTGCCTGTGAGGAATTATTTTCTGCAGCTCATACCGAGTTTAAACATCTGGAGTATTTCTATTTTCATAATTGTGTTTATGAAAAGGTATGGAAGGATAATGAGCGCCGCCATCAGGATACGATAGACGTCTGGGAAATCATTCGCACCTTTCCAAAAGACTACAAAATAATTTTTGTTGGCGATGCCACTATGGGGCCCTATGAAATCACTTATCCAGGTGGTAGCGTCGAGCATTGGAACAAGGAAGCGGGCAGTGTTTGGATGCAAAGATTGCTCGATCACTTTGAGCATTGCATTTGGTTAAACCCTCAGCCCAAGGCTCATTGGCCTTACTATCAATCGATTGGATTGATGGACCAGGTTATGGCCGGCGAAATGTATGAAATGACTCTGGATGGCTTGTCTAACGGCATTAAGTCCCTGCTTTAA
- a CDS encoding RDD family protein → MSSLPMEDTQQQHFTRRETRAVITPFAFSIDDNLFGMAIATPWKRGVAMLIDLILIAILSSAGGEFLALAIAIAAFRFGSKKRAKQLGKANGGVGRATLRFFGAFIIFVLLLQLLPPLLNGDNPLEQTDYNSYDTGKTYSGDEAAETQFDLAKTLELTGFIIKVVTEVKEKGCDRELQCWREVMSEVPEQVLSLELSQKQAEKLFDDLVSELPLTNEDRTSLAADLKASYSEQFAQKQEAPEQPQETASASQQPASEISETDEKGFETPAEEVKQTPDTIAPDDVITEVETEPVENETPHSESSNEPGKASKIKEKATKPIYSIVEYFKALIRDLGLGFGWAAFYFTVCGALFNGKTPGKKLMGIRVIQLDGTRLSLWDSFGRYGGYGAGLATGLLGFFQIYWDANRQAIQDKISATVVIDERKTVAPELVAMARAKHDVEATPENHKSEN, encoded by the coding sequence ATGAGTTCGTTACCCATGGAAGATACGCAACAACAACACTTTACCCGTCGGGAAACCCGGGCAGTTATTACCCCATTTGCTTTTTCGATTGATGACAACTTGTTTGGAATGGCGATTGCCACGCCCTGGAAGCGCGGCGTCGCGATGCTTATTGATCTGATCCTGATTGCCATTTTATCTTCCGCAGGAGGGGAGTTTCTGGCGCTTGCTATTGCCATTGCGGCATTTCGTTTCGGAAGTAAGAAACGCGCCAAGCAACTAGGCAAAGCCAATGGCGGTGTTGGGCGAGCGACATTACGATTTTTCGGCGCCTTTATAATTTTTGTCCTGTTATTGCAATTATTACCCCCGTTATTAAATGGCGATAACCCTTTGGAGCAAACCGATTACAATTCCTACGATACTGGCAAAACCTACTCCGGCGACGAAGCTGCAGAAACTCAGTTCGATTTAGCGAAAACGTTAGAACTCACAGGCTTTATCATAAAAGTTGTGACCGAGGTTAAAGAGAAGGGTTGTGATCGGGAGTTACAATGCTGGCGCGAGGTGATGTCAGAAGTGCCTGAGCAAGTCCTGTCATTGGAATTAAGCCAAAAACAGGCTGAAAAATTATTCGACGATCTGGTAAGCGAATTACCATTAACTAACGAAGATCGCACTAGCCTTGCAGCTGATTTAAAAGCATCTTATTCAGAGCAATTCGCACAAAAACAAGAAGCACCAGAGCAACCACAAGAAACGGCTTCGGCTTCTCAGCAACCAGCCTCTGAAATTAGTGAGACTGATGAAAAGGGCTTTGAAACTCCTGCCGAAGAAGTTAAACAAACGCCAGATACAATTGCACCTGACGACGTCATTACCGAGGTCGAAACCGAACCAGTCGAAAATGAAACCCCTCATTCTGAATCTTCAAATGAACCTGGTAAAGCCAGCAAAATCAAGGAAAAAGCCACCAAACCAATTTATTCAATTGTTGAGTATTTTAAAGCGCTAATCCGCGATTTAGGCCTCGGATTTGGTTGGGCAGCCTTTTATTTCACCGTTTGTGGCGCGCTTTTTAATGGTAAAACACCGGGCAAGAAACTGATGGGAATTCGGGTGATTCAATTGGATGGCACGCGCTTATCTTTATGGGATAGCTTTGGCCGTTATGGTGGATATGGTGCTGGCCTGGCGACAGGGTTATTGGGTTTTTTCCAGATATATTGGGATGCAAATCGTCAGGCAATTCAAGATAAAATTTCGGCAACCGTGGTTATCGACGAACGAAAAACGGTTGCACCTGAATTAGTGGCTATGGCAAGGGCAAAACATGACGTTGAAGCAACGCCAGAGAATCATAAATCAGAGAATTGA
- a CDS encoding carbohydrate binding family 9 domain-containing protein, producing the protein MILLRENVKSLLLGVGLFLVSFITFSKQQFSIPHIKEEVTLDGELTEAVWQKAKLVNLDIVNHPYNNTESPVKTEVFIFEDGEKINFAFKAYDPNPEDIQGFLRDRDQAWADDLVGIKLDTFNDHRLAYKFFVNPFGVQNDGIQNEMTGDDNDLWDGIWYSYGKITEFGFVVEFSIPYRELNFQQGEDIKIWGIEMLRLYPRNQRLRISHIEIDRDNPCWICQMDELQGFEHAKTGKNLTITPSLVAMHDREKSGYLDSQDTFNESDWASENDVELGLNVRWGITPDTLLNATINPDFSTVESDAGQLRVNKNYALFLTKSALSF; encoded by the coding sequence ATGATTTTGCTTAGGGAAAACGTTAAAAGTCTCCTCCTTGGTGTTGGTCTTTTTCTCGTCTCTTTTATCACCTTTTCCAAACAGCAATTTTCTATCCCGCATATCAAGGAAGAAGTAACCCTTGATGGCGAGCTAACCGAGGCTGTCTGGCAAAAAGCAAAATTAGTCAACCTAGATATCGTTAACCACCCTTATAACAATACCGAAAGCCCGGTTAAGACCGAGGTATTCATCTTCGAAGATGGCGAAAAAATCAACTTCGCTTTTAAAGCATACGACCCCAACCCTGAAGATATTCAAGGTTTTTTGCGTGACCGAGATCAAGCGTGGGCTGACGACTTAGTTGGCATCAAACTAGATACCTTTAATGACCACAGGTTGGCCTACAAATTCTTTGTAAATCCATTTGGCGTGCAAAACGACGGTATTCAAAATGAAATGACCGGAGACGATAACGACTTGTGGGACGGCATCTGGTATTCCTATGGAAAGATCACCGAATTTGGTTTTGTTGTCGAGTTCTCGATTCCCTATCGTGAGTTGAACTTTCAACAGGGAGAGGACATCAAAATCTGGGGCATTGAGATGCTTCGATTGTATCCCCGTAATCAACGCCTGCGTATTTCCCATATAGAAATTGACCGTGACAATCCTTGCTGGATCTGTCAAATGGATGAGCTGCAAGGTTTTGAGCACGCGAAAACCGGAAAAAATCTGACGATAACCCCTTCTTTGGTGGCAATGCACGATCGAGAAAAAAGCGGTTATCTGGATAGCCAAGATACGTTCAATGAATCCGACTGGGCAAGTGAAAATGATGTAGAGCTTGGGCTAAACGTGCGCTGGGGCATTACTCCGGACACCTTACTCAATGCCACTATCAACCCGGACTTTTCAACCGTTGAATCCGATGCTGGACAACTAAGAGTAAACAAGAACTACGCGCTGTTTTTGACGAAAAGCGCCCTTTCTTTTTAG
- a CDS encoding DUF599 domain-containing protein: MTLLDYFALFIFIASWVGYTQFSRVKAKTTPCLSRCLHQTRIIWMRHVFDHDIRVSDAAMLSNLDRHVAFFASSTMLVLAGVLTLFTQVDNVSDMLSAIPYATNKTPIMIQIKLSLLVIIFVMAFFQFTWSMRQYGFVNIMMGAAPFEEGTKKQNLINYAKQMAVVQDQAGHAYNYGLRSYYFALAALCWFYHPLLFIFTSLMVVYILYYREFKSRALRAIKAGINNLEKDFSDLFPNS; this comes from the coding sequence TTGACACTTTTAGATTACTTCGCATTATTTATTTTTATCGCCAGTTGGGTTGGCTATACCCAGTTTTCCCGAGTTAAGGCGAAAACTACACCCTGCCTGTCGCGATGCCTGCATCAAACGCGTATTATCTGGATGCGACACGTTTTCGATCATGATATTCGCGTATCTGACGCCGCTATGTTGTCGAACCTTGACCGACATGTAGCTTTTTTCGCTTCATCGACAATGCTGGTATTAGCGGGTGTTCTTACCTTATTCACGCAAGTTGATAATGTCTCAGACATGTTGTCAGCCATTCCCTATGCCACAAATAAAACCCCGATAATGATCCAAATAAAACTGAGCCTGTTGGTAATTATATTTGTTATGGCATTCTTTCAGTTTACCTGGTCAATGCGACAATATGGATTTGTTAATATCATGATGGGGGCGGCGCCTTTTGAGGAAGGCACTAAGAAACAAAACCTGATTAACTACGCTAAGCAAATGGCGGTTGTCCAGGATCAGGCAGGTCACGCATACAACTATGGTTTACGCTCATATTACTTTGCGTTAGCGGCACTTTGCTGGTTTTATCACCCATTACTATTTATTTTCACCAGCCTGATGGTTGTTTATATTCTTTATTATCGGGAATTTAAATCACGAGCATTGCGGGCTATTAAAGCTGGTATAAATAATCTTGAAAAAGATTTTTCTGATTTATTCCCCAATTCATAA
- a CDS encoding DUF2919 family protein: protein MDRKVVHPYANYSVKDFDRYQCLKLSWWFYLVMIYLNRVYLVGLLSFANLQNKLQLIKIAYPQPETFYAALVISLPSLLFAYVVFFRKPEASKLVKFLWPKIIWLALFILISEIVLFAIYSVVWSRDIGAEIYWQWLFALLVIAAGKFIPRVRLNLAEFPFKVEESKKPVK, encoded by the coding sequence ATGGATAGAAAAGTGGTACATCCATATGCCAATTACTCAGTAAAAGACTTTGATCGTTACCAGTGCTTAAAGCTTTCCTGGTGGTTTTACCTGGTAATGATTTATCTGAACCGAGTTTATCTGGTCGGCTTATTATCGTTTGCTAATTTGCAGAACAAACTTCAACTCATCAAAATTGCCTACCCTCAACCTGAAACCTTTTATGCGGCTTTGGTTATCTCGTTACCGTCGTTACTGTTTGCTTATGTGGTATTTTTCAGAAAACCTGAGGCGTCGAAACTGGTAAAATTTTTATGGCCAAAAATAATATGGTTAGCGTTATTCATATTGATTAGCGAAATTGTATTATTTGCGATTTATAGTGTGGTTTGGTCGCGCGATATTGGTGCTGAAATATACTGGCAATGGCTGTTTGCATTGCTGGTGATAGCCGCGGGGAAATTTATTCCCCGGGTTCGATTGAATCTGGCTGAGTTTCCTTTCAAGGTTGAAGAAAGCAAAAAGCCAGTTAAGTAA
- a CDS encoding MBL fold metallo-hydrolase, protein MNPDIKAFFHQASFTLTYIVSCPQTRMCAIIDPALDFDPVACQVSSEFSDELINYIKDKDLKLAYILETHAHADHISSATYIKSKLGGEIGISTNIKRTQSTFKVIFNMAKQINESGQHFDRLLREGDNLTLGALNIDILETPGHTPDSITFVIGKHAFIGDTLFMPDSGSARCDFPGGDARLLYSSIQKLYALGDDTCLYMCHDYQPQGRELAFHCTVAEQKQANIQVREGIDEQDYVKVREERDATLANPKLIFPSLQCNIQAGKLPSPEDNGQVYFKLPVKVA, encoded by the coding sequence ATGAACCCGGATATTAAAGCATTTTTCCATCAGGCATCATTCACGTTAACTTATATCGTGTCCTGCCCTCAGACCAGGATGTGCGCGATAATCGATCCCGCTCTGGACTTTGATCCAGTAGCATGTCAGGTGAGCTCTGAATTCAGTGATGAATTAATTAACTATATAAAAGACAAGGATCTCAAGCTCGCCTATATTCTTGAAACTCATGCTCATGCCGATCATATCTCTAGTGCTACTTATATAAAGTCAAAACTCGGTGGTGAAATTGGTATCAGTACCAATATCAAGCGCACTCAATCCACATTTAAAGTTATCTTTAATATGGCCAAGCAGATAAACGAAAGCGGTCAGCACTTTGACCGTCTGCTTCGCGAGGGAGATAACCTAACTCTGGGGGCGTTGAATATTGATATCCTTGAAACTCCAGGCCACACTCCTGACAGCATCACCTTTGTGATCGGCAAACACGCATTTATCGGCGACACCCTGTTTATGCCAGATTCCGGTTCAGCACGTTGTGATTTCCCAGGCGGTGATGCCAGATTACTTTATTCATCAATCCAAAAGCTATATGCATTGGGAGATGATACTTGCCTGTACATGTGCCACGACTACCAACCGCAAGGGCGAGAGCTGGCCTTCCATTGTACGGTTGCCGAGCAAAAACAAGCAAACATTCAGGTACGGGAAGGTATCGACGAGCAGGATTATGTCAAAGTCAGAGAAGAAAGAGACGCCACGCTTGCCAATCCAAAGCTGATTTTTCCATCATTGCAATGCAATATTCAGGCAGGTAAATTACCCTCGCCAGAAGACAATGGCCAGGTGTATTTCAAACTACCTGTTAAAGTCGCCTAA
- the rnhA gene encoding ribonuclease HI, which translates to MKKVDIYTDGSCLGNPGPGGYGAILIYKEHRKELSQGYKRTTNNRMEMLATIVALESLKESCAITLTTDSQYVRQGITQWIHNWLKNNWRTSSKQAVKNADLWKRLHQETQRHKIDWKWVKGHSGHPENERCDELARTAAEGKNLLEDVGYTD; encoded by the coding sequence ATGAAAAAAGTTGATATTTACACCGACGGTTCCTGCCTGGGTAATCCCGGTCCCGGCGGTTACGGTGCAATCCTCATTTATAAGGAACATCGCAAAGAGCTTTCTCAAGGGTATAAACGCACCACCAATAACCGTATGGAAATGCTGGCAACCATTGTCGCTCTAGAATCGCTGAAAGAAAGTTGTGCTATCACCCTGACAACAGATAGCCAATATGTGCGCCAAGGTATTACCCAGTGGATCCACAACTGGCTAAAAAACAATTGGCGGACTTCATCCAAGCAGGCGGTAAAAAATGCCGATCTCTGGAAGCGACTGCATCAGGAAACTCAACGTCATAAAATCGATTGGAAGTGGGTTAAAGGTCACTCCGGCCACCCTGAAAATGAGCGTTGTGATGAATTAGCTCGAACCGCTGCCGAAGGAAAAAATTTACTCGAAGATGTAGGCTACACGGATTAA
- the dnaQ gene encoding DNA polymerase III subunit epsilon, with the protein MQETQQERLIILDTETTGIDPKAGHRIVEIGCVEMINRKLTGRNYHVYINPQMEMEQEVIDVHGLTNDFLADKPLFHQVANDFLEFIRGAELIIHNAKFDVGFMDHEFAMVNRGLPMTADVCTITDTLAVSRDEFGSPKTLDFLAKHYRVDKLIDRTYHGALIDAQLLAFVYIEMTRKQNILNLQHGDGSEGDSSGIRRLDVNRVPLPVIMASADELQAHEERLDIVENKGSSPVWRSSVEETTAE; encoded by the coding sequence GTGCAAGAAACGCAACAAGAGCGACTTATTATTCTCGATACGGAAACCACTGGTATTGATCCAAAAGCAGGGCACCGTATTGTTGAAATAGGCTGTGTTGAGATGATCAACCGAAAACTCACCGGTCGTAATTATCATGTTTACATCAACCCTCAAATGGAGATGGAGCAGGAAGTCATCGACGTTCACGGATTGACCAATGATTTTCTTGCCGACAAGCCTTTGTTTCACCAGGTTGCAAACGATTTCCTCGAGTTTATTCGCGGTGCCGAACTGATTATCCACAATGCCAAGTTCGACGTTGGCTTTATGGATCACGAATTTGCGATGGTTAATCGCGGTCTACCCATGACCGCTGACGTTTGTACCATTACCGATACTTTAGCGGTTTCCCGAGATGAATTTGGTTCGCCGAAAACCTTGGACTTTCTCGCTAAGCATTATCGCGTAGACAAGCTCATCGACCGTACCTATCACGGCGCATTAATCGATGCGCAGTTACTGGCTTTCGTTTACATCGAAATGACCAGAAAACAAAATATCCTCAATTTACAGCATGGTGATGGTAGTGAAGGGGATAGCTCTGGAATTCGTCGCTTAGATGTAAATCGCGTCCCGTTACCTGTGATCATGGCAAGCGCGGATGAATTACAGGCTCATGAAGAACGATTAGATATTGTTGAAAACAAAGGTAGTTCTCCTGTTTGGCGCTCATCTGTTGAAGAAACAACAGCCGAATAG
- the glnS gene encoding glutamine--tRNA ligase: protein MSETENRPSNFIRQIINADLESGKHTGVHTRFPPEPNGYLHIGHAKSICLNFGIAQDYKGQCNLRFDDTNPEKEDIDYVNSIQEDVKWLGFEWFGDVRYSSDYFEKLHGYAVELIEKGLAYVDFLNAEEMREYRGTLTAPGKNSPYRDTPVEENLALFEKMKNGEFKEGECSLRAKIDMSSSFMCMRDPVIYRVKFAHHHQTGDKWCIYPMYDFTHCISDAIEEITHSLCTLEFQDNRRLYDWVIDNISIETQPRQYEFSRLNLEYTVMSKRKLNALVEEKLVHGWDDPRMPTIAGFRRRGYTPASIREFCKRIGVTKMDNTVEMGVLEACIREDLNEKAPRAMAVLDPVRVVIENFDEGKVETLNVKNHPNDDSKGSREVPFTREVFIEAEDFREEANKKYKRLVLGKEVRLRGAYVIKAERCEKDADGNITTIYCTYDADTLGKNPADGRKVKGVIHWVSASESLDAEVRLYDRLFTVPNPAAAEDFHSVLNPESLQVIKGAKVEPSLVNAVAEQAFQFERQGYFCLDSKEGCKDNLVFNRTVGLRDTWAKIEG from the coding sequence ATGTCGGAAACTGAAAACCGTCCGAGCAACTTTATACGTCAGATCATCAATGCTGACCTGGAATCAGGCAAGCACACTGGCGTACATACCCGTTTTCCTCCTGAGCCAAATGGTTATCTGCACATTGGTCATGCGAAATCTATTTGTCTGAATTTTGGTATTGCCCAGGATTATAAAGGCCAATGTAATTTACGTTTTGATGATACTAACCCTGAAAAAGAAGACATTGATTACGTAAATTCTATTCAGGAAGACGTGAAGTGGCTTGGCTTTGAATGGTTTGGTGATGTCCGTTATTCCTCTGATTACTTTGAAAAATTGCACGGTTATGCCGTTGAGCTTATCGAGAAAGGACTGGCTTATGTCGACTTTTTAAATGCCGAAGAGATGCGCGAATACCGTGGCACTTTGACTGCACCAGGCAAGAATAGTCCTTACCGTGACACACCGGTTGAAGAAAACCTGGCTTTATTTGAAAAAATGAAGAACGGCGAATTCAAAGAAGGTGAGTGTTCTCTGCGCGCGAAAATTGATATGTCTTCAAGTTTCATGTGTATGCGCGATCCCGTGATTTATCGGGTTAAGTTTGCCCATCATCATCAAACTGGTGATAAGTGGTGCATCTATCCGATGTATGACTTTACCCACTGTATTTCTGATGCCATCGAAGAGATTACTCACTCTTTGTGTACGCTTGAGTTTCAGGATAATCGTCGTTTGTATGACTGGGTTATCGATAATATTTCCATTGAAACTCAACCGCGTCAGTATGAGTTTTCTCGTCTGAACCTTGAATACACGGTAATGAGTAAGCGTAAGCTTAATGCCTTGGTTGAAGAGAAACTGGTTCATGGCTGGGATGATCCTCGTATGCCGACAATTGCTGGTTTCCGCCGCCGTGGTTATACACCAGCCTCTATCCGCGAGTTTTGTAAGCGCATCGGTGTGACCAAGATGGACAACACCGTTGAAATGGGCGTATTGGAAGCCTGTATTCGAGAAGACTTAAACGAAAAAGCACCACGTGCCATGGCCGTATTAGATCCAGTTCGTGTAGTCATTGAAAATTTTGATGAAGGTAAGGTTGAGACTTTAAACGTTAAGAATCACCCAAATGATGATTCAAAAGGCTCTCGTGAAGTACCATTTACCCGCGAAGTATTTATCGAAGCAGAAGATTTTCGTGAAGAAGCAAATAAGAAGTACAAGCGTCTTGTGTTAGGTAAAGAAGTACGTTTGCGCGGCGCCTATGTCATTAAAGCCGAACGCTGTGAAAAAGATGCAGATGGTAACATTACAACCATTTACTGTACTTATGACGCTGACACATTGGGTAAAAACCCTGCCGATGGTCGTAAAGTAAAAGGCGTAATTCACTGGGTAAGTGCAAGCGAGAGCCTGGATGCGGAAGTTCGTTTATACGATCGCCTATTCACCGTACCAAACCCGGCGGCAGCTGAAGACTTCCACAGCGTATTGAACCCAGAGTCATTGCAAGTGATTAAAGGTGCTAAGGTTGAACCATCTCTGGTAAATGCCGTTGCAGAACAAGCATTCCAGTTTGAACGTCAAGGTTACTTCTGCCTGGATAGCAAGGAAGGCTGCAAGGATAACCTGGTATTCAACCGAACCGTTGGACTACGAGATACCTGGGCTAAGATCGAAGGCTAA